A single Crateriforma conspicua DNA region contains:
- a CDS encoding preprotein translocase subunit SecA yields MSSSPTSRDATDETVPDPTADNASASTPGDAKPPADAAGDGNQPAGTDPFGDEGPASDPVADALALPDEDVTEPSADLPAELPAELPAVATDESADNQANKRRGAAKQTNRLTAKGARLKMSRWRAQLARINEFESVLQPEDDASLRKRSLALRYRAMAGEKLGMLLPEAYALAREAGRRALSMRHYDVQMIGGISLFEGHIAEMQTGEGKTLTATLPLYLHSLVGKGAHLATVNDYLAKRDAEWMQPLYAMLGVNVGIIQTPDDQGSRRKSYAAAVTYGTAKEFGFDFLRDRLLLRAQNRMQTESLGDGAGGFSGSGDQPVMRGMHFCLVDEADSILIDEARTPLIIGSIEDNVRDQIVETYRWAAQHAEEYEEDEHYDIDNETKQYELTARGRQKVRSLPKPDLVRTMGLVDLYEYTERAIKVAQEFLLNRQYVVRPGDQGTDEIVIVDEFTGRLAEGRKWRDGIHQAIEAKENIEISVPTGQAARITVQDLFLRYPHLAGMTGTAATSAAEMKKIYRTPVIRVPTNRPPQRKQLPDQVFGDMLAKFEAIVDEVKRIHETGRPVLIGTRSIDKSEIVSRLLNEINIPHEVLNANNVEREAEIVSAAGARGKVTVATNMAGRGTDIKLSDEIEALGGMHVICTELHDAARIDRQLIGRCGRQGDQGSYRQYLSLDDDILKVGLGVEKAKRMKTKGENLRGAANQYAKMFRKAQRKVERKHFRDRMVLMHHEKERKKMQREIGQDPYLDTPD; encoded by the coding sequence GTGTCATCAAGCCCCACCAGCCGCGACGCGACCGACGAAACGGTTCCCGATCCCACGGCCGACAACGCATCCGCGTCCACACCCGGCGATGCGAAGCCGCCGGCCGATGCCGCGGGTGATGGCAATCAACCAGCCGGAACCGATCCATTCGGCGACGAAGGCCCAGCGTCCGATCCGGTCGCCGACGCCTTGGCCCTGCCCGATGAAGATGTGACCGAGCCCTCGGCCGACCTTCCCGCGGAACTGCCGGCGGAGCTTCCCGCCGTTGCGACCGACGAATCGGCCGACAACCAGGCGAACAAGCGACGTGGGGCGGCGAAGCAGACCAATCGGCTGACCGCCAAGGGTGCGCGGCTGAAAATGAGCCGCTGGCGTGCCCAGCTGGCTCGGATCAACGAATTCGAAAGCGTTCTGCAACCCGAAGACGACGCGTCGCTGCGGAAACGTTCGTTGGCGCTTCGTTATCGTGCGATGGCCGGCGAAAAGCTGGGCATGTTGTTGCCCGAGGCCTATGCGCTGGCTCGCGAAGCCGGTCGACGCGCCCTGTCGATGCGGCACTACGACGTGCAAATGATCGGCGGCATTTCGCTGTTCGAAGGCCACATCGCCGAAATGCAAACGGGGGAAGGCAAAACGCTGACCGCGACCCTGCCGCTGTATTTGCATTCGCTGGTCGGCAAAGGCGCCCACCTGGCGACGGTCAACGACTACTTGGCCAAACGTGACGCCGAATGGATGCAGCCGCTGTATGCCATGCTGGGCGTCAACGTCGGGATCATTCAAACGCCTGACGACCAAGGATCACGACGAAAATCTTATGCCGCGGCCGTGACGTACGGGACGGCCAAAGAATTTGGATTCGACTTTTTGCGTGACCGGCTTCTGTTGCGTGCCCAGAACCGCATGCAGACCGAATCGCTGGGCGATGGTGCCGGTGGTTTTTCCGGCAGCGGTGACCAACCGGTGATGCGAGGCATGCATTTCTGTCTGGTCGACGAAGCGGACAGCATTCTGATCGACGAAGCTCGAACGCCGCTGATCATCGGCAGCATCGAAGACAACGTGCGTGACCAGATCGTCGAAACGTACCGCTGGGCGGCTCAACACGCCGAAGAATACGAAGAAGACGAACACTACGACATCGACAACGAGACCAAACAGTACGAATTGACCGCTCGCGGACGTCAAAAGGTCCGATCGCTGCCCAAACCTGACTTGGTCCGCACGATGGGCTTGGTGGATTTGTACGAATACACCGAACGGGCCATCAAGGTCGCCCAGGAATTCCTGCTGAACCGCCAGTACGTCGTCCGTCCGGGCGATCAGGGCACTGACGAAATCGTGATCGTCGACGAATTCACGGGACGTTTGGCCGAAGGACGCAAGTGGCGTGACGGCATTCACCAAGCGATCGAAGCCAAAGAAAACATTGAAATCAGTGTTCCCACCGGCCAAGCGGCTCGGATCACCGTCCAAGACCTCTTTTTGCGTTATCCCCACCTGGCCGGCATGACGGGAACCGCGGCAACCAGTGCCGCGGAGATGAAGAAGATCTATCGCACGCCGGTCATCCGTGTCCCGACCAACCGTCCGCCCCAGCGGAAACAGTTGCCCGACCAGGTGTTCGGCGACATGTTGGCCAAGTTCGAAGCCATCGTCGACGAAGTGAAACGCATCCATGAAACCGGGCGACCGGTGCTGATCGGGACGCGATCGATCGACAAGAGCGAAATCGTTTCACGCTTGTTGAACGAGATCAACATTCCGCACGAAGTCTTGAACGCGAACAACGTCGAACGCGAAGCGGAAATCGTTTCGGCCGCCGGCGCACGCGGCAAGGTCACCGTGGCGACGAACATGGCCGGACGCGGTACGGACATCAAACTGTCGGACGAAATCGAAGCCCTGGGCGGGATGCACGTCATCTGCACGGAACTTCACGACGCCGCGCGGATCGACCGCCAGTTGATCGGCCGTTGTGGACGCCAAGGTGACCAAGGATCGTATCGACAATACCTGTCGCTGGACGACGACATCTTGAAAGTCGGATTGGGCGTGGAAAAAGCCAAGCGGATGAAAACCAAAGGCGAAAACCTGCGTGGTGCGGCCAACCAGTACGCCAAGATGTTCCGCAAAGCCCAACGAAAGGTCGAACGCAAGCACTTTCGCGACCGGATGGTGTTGATGCACCACGAAAAGGAACGCAAGAAAATGCAGCGTGAAATCGGCCAGGACCCTTATCTGGACACGCCGGATTGA
- a CDS encoding BBP7 family outer membrane beta-barrel protein — translation MLLSVVASSAMTAQAQDSIGDLSGYTDEDFYAAEAAYESEQYSAGDLNTKSSPTEVDYAPISYSDMATVPTPMPIGSAYDGGCSPTSTVSCSAPACKPKRRKIGSLATCQASDMWTTAEFLMWFPQARTSAPLITTAPPGLAPIIGPAYPDTQVVFGGEDGLGGDLTPGFRIDAGKYLSKNFGIGGRFWFLGEDEASYSAQSDGTAFNLGRPIYDTNASQNDAILVGATDVGGNTLFAGSITAESKLEMIAGEAYGRLMFACGDEYRTDLIGGYTYFGIDDSLFIESTSVEVTPPTGDSFTFSDTFTANNDFHGGQIGFETTLSRGRWMFSTLTKVHLGNMNQQLSLQGTATETVAGTPPTVTVTDGGLLALDSQGEYERDVFAFVPEANVKLGYRFRDHVLFTAGYSFLYWSNVATAGEYVNPVFDATTRATGGPFGQPPLVWKDSSLIVQGIDLGVVIDF, via the coding sequence ATGTTGCTGTCCGTCGTGGCTTCGTCTGCGATGACGGCCCAGGCACAAGATAGCATTGGCGATCTGAGCGGATACACCGACGAAGATTTCTATGCCGCCGAAGCCGCGTACGAATCCGAACAGTATTCGGCCGGCGACCTGAACACCAAATCGTCCCCGACCGAGGTCGATTACGCACCGATCAGCTACAGCGACATGGCCACCGTGCCCACACCGATGCCCATCGGTTCGGCCTACGACGGTGGTTGTTCGCCGACCAGCACGGTCAGCTGTTCAGCGCCCGCTTGCAAGCCCAAGCGGCGCAAGATCGGATCGCTGGCGACCTGCCAAGCCAGCGACATGTGGACCACCGCCGAATTTTTGATGTGGTTCCCGCAAGCCCGCACCAGCGCACCGTTGATCACCACGGCGCCTCCCGGATTGGCGCCCATCATCGGGCCGGCCTACCCGGACACCCAAGTCGTCTTTGGCGGCGAAGACGGACTGGGCGGCGATCTGACCCCCGGCTTCCGTATCGACGCTGGTAAATACCTCAGCAAGAACTTTGGCATCGGCGGACGCTTCTGGTTCTTGGGCGAAGACGAAGCATCCTATTCGGCCCAAAGCGATGGGACCGCGTTCAACTTGGGACGCCCGATCTACGACACCAACGCCAGCCAGAACGACGCCATCTTGGTTGGCGCGACCGACGTCGGCGGCAACACGCTGTTCGCCGGTTCGATCACCGCCGAAAGCAAGCTGGAAATGATCGCCGGTGAAGCTTACGGACGATTGATGTTCGCCTGTGGCGATGAATACCGCACCGACCTGATTGGCGGTTACACCTACTTCGGCATCGACGATTCGCTGTTCATCGAAAGCACCAGCGTCGAAGTGACCCCGCCGACCGGTGACTCGTTCACCTTCAGCGACACGTTCACCGCCAACAACGATTTCCACGGCGGACAAATCGGTTTCGAAACCACGCTGTCACGCGGCCGCTGGATGTTCAGCACGTTGACCAAGGTCCACTTGGGGAACATGAACCAACAGCTCAGCCTGCAAGGCACGGCCACCGAAACGGTTGCCGGAACCCCGCCGACCGTCACCGTCACCGACGGTGGTTTGCTGGCCTTGGATTCACAAGGCGAATACGAACGTGACGTGTTCGCGTTCGTTCCCGAAGCCAACGTCAAACTGGGCTATCGCTTCCGTGATCACGTGCTGTTCACCGCCGGCTACAGCTTCCTGTACTGGAGCAACGTGGCCACCGCTGGTGAGTACGTGAACCCCGTGTTCGATGCCACGACACGTGCGACCGGAGGACCGTTTGGTCAGCCGCCGCTGGTCTGGAAAGACAGCAGCCTGATCGTCCAAGGCATCGACCTGGGCGTCGTCATCGACTTCTGA
- a CDS encoding mechanosensitive ion channel domain-containing protein, which yields MSDSRFILTFLLCFAVGTAVAQDASVSKEASTAESPAPQPTTTINPEVPLDVLRVLVRPLDQDELKVEADAWFKLLKNKARQIAAAKLSVKKTNSAIESKDPTQAADILQKAEASKQAADASAKEVEQEMAETAKSTLGPTADAADITDPDATEDEADEEDPPGDDADPQAEADEATSDDDATAAAETLKTELLESVATLQDERTAISDRLEIVLDSLQAKGGEVETYRQYVLAVSGVDLDASDATATWSAITGWFVAREGGQRWAWNLVKFVAILIVSWVLSKILASIVNWLLDRKIRLSQLAERLISGTIRNVFLLVGFAVALTALEIDIAPIIAAIGATGLVVGLALQQTLSNFASGLMILINRPFDVEDVVNAGGVTGKVHKMNLVSTTFRTFDNQTIYVPNNEIWNNVITNITANHTRRVDLEFGIGYGDDFEQAEQIIMDVLKNHELVLSSPEPVVITHALADSSVNIVCRPWARTADWWQVKTEVTREVKRRFDEAGISIPFPQQDVHVYQS from the coding sequence TTGTCTGATTCACGATTCATCCTGACCTTTCTGCTGTGCTTCGCCGTCGGAACGGCCGTCGCTCAAGATGCATCGGTGTCGAAAGAGGCATCCACTGCCGAATCGCCAGCGCCCCAACCCACGACGACGATCAACCCGGAGGTGCCTCTGGACGTCCTGCGGGTCTTGGTCCGCCCGCTGGATCAAGACGAGCTGAAGGTGGAAGCCGACGCTTGGTTCAAATTGCTGAAGAACAAAGCGCGTCAGATCGCAGCGGCCAAGCTGTCGGTGAAGAAGACCAACAGCGCGATCGAGTCGAAGGATCCGACGCAGGCGGCGGACATCCTGCAGAAGGCCGAAGCATCCAAGCAGGCGGCCGACGCCAGCGCGAAAGAAGTCGAACAGGAGATGGCCGAAACCGCCAAGAGCACGCTGGGTCCGACCGCTGACGCGGCTGACATCACGGATCCGGATGCAACGGAAGACGAGGCGGACGAAGAAGATCCGCCCGGTGACGACGCCGATCCGCAAGCGGAAGCAGACGAGGCAACGTCCGACGATGACGCGACGGCCGCCGCAGAAACGTTGAAAACCGAATTGCTGGAATCTGTCGCGACCCTCCAAGACGAACGAACGGCGATCAGCGACCGCTTGGAAATCGTCCTGGATTCGCTGCAGGCCAAAGGCGGCGAGGTGGAAACGTATCGGCAATACGTGTTGGCCGTATCCGGCGTCGATTTGGATGCATCGGATGCCACCGCGACTTGGTCGGCCATCACCGGTTGGTTTGTCGCGCGTGAGGGCGGCCAGCGTTGGGCTTGGAACTTGGTCAAGTTCGTTGCCATTTTGATCGTGTCATGGGTGCTTTCCAAAATCCTGGCATCGATCGTCAATTGGTTGCTGGATCGAAAGATTCGTTTGTCCCAGTTGGCCGAACGACTGATTTCGGGCACGATTCGCAACGTGTTTTTGCTGGTCGGATTCGCGGTGGCTCTGACGGCTTTGGAAATCGACATCGCCCCGATCATCGCAGCGATCGGGGCAACCGGTTTGGTCGTCGGTCTGGCACTGCAGCAAACGCTAAGCAATTTCGCCAGTGGTTTGATGATTCTGATCAACCGACCGTTTGACGTTGAAGACGTGGTCAATGCGGGCGGAGTCACCGGCAAGGTGCACAAGATGAATTTGGTGTCGACGACCTTTCGTACATTCGACAACCAAACGATCTATGTTCCCAATAATGAGATTTGGAACAACGTGATCACCAATATCACCGCAAACCACACCCGCCGCGTGGACTTGGAATTCGGGATCGGATACGGCGACGATTTCGAACAGGCCGAGCAGATCATCATGGATGTTTTGAAGAACCACGAACTGGTGCTGTCCAGTCCGGAGCCGGTGGTGATCACGCACGCGTTGGCCGATTCGTCGGTGAACATCGTTTGCCGGCCCTGGGCACGTACCGCGGATTGGTGGCAAGTGAAAACGGAAGTCACGCGCGAGGTCAAACGCCGTTTCGACGAAGCCGGCATTTCGATTCCGTTCCCCCAACAAGACGTGCACGTGTATCAGTCGTAG
- a CDS encoding arylsulfatase: protein MRHFGPLFLVNTIVLCALTLDPACGQSIPDDGSVLPFPPQPMASVTQPRLQDSTMQWPNPKERLPDDAPNILVILIDDVGFGVAETFGGEVHTPTLSKLADEGLRYNCFHTTAICSPTRASLLTGRNHTRVSSGTIAERAVAFDGYTGVIPKTAATFAEVLKHYGYHTSAFGKWHNTPATETTAMGPKDRWPNGYGFEYFYGFLAGETSQWEPRLVENYNFVEPPIDESYHLTEDLVDKALNWLDERQSFAPDKPFLMYWAPGAVHGPHHVFPEWADKYKGKFDDGWDAYRKRVHQRQLEMGIIPPGTQLTPRDETMAAWDDIPPEQLAFQRRGMEIYAGFVEHTDTQVGRLVEGLESRGLRENTLVIYIWGDNGSSAEGQNGSISELLAQNNIANTVQQQLDALEKIGGLDALGTPKTDNMYHAGWAWAGSTPFKATKLVASHFGGTRNPMVVSWPKKIRPDGNIRNQFHHVIDIAPTIYEILGIAPPDQVNGQKQIPIDGTSLAYTFESPDAAGQKDAQFFDNNGSRGIYRDGWFACTFGPLIPWNTPASAPRIKAWDSATDAWELYRLEDDFSQAKDLAAAEPEKLEELKDQFATMAEKNQDFPIGAGLWLRLYPQDRIATSYRRWEFTGNTRRMPEFAAPGLGRESNTVTIKVDLQENADGVLYALGGAGGGLTLYLQDGRLKYLYNLFIIEQYTAETTEPLAAGPHTIQVVTQIEGPGQSGTVNLVVDDQHVASTALKRTVPAAFTASETLDVGLDLGSTVSLDYLQQRPYEIEGTIDSVVVTLD, encoded by the coding sequence ATGAGACACTTCGGCCCTCTGTTCCTGGTCAACACCATTGTGCTGTGTGCTTTGACTCTGGATCCCGCCTGCGGGCAATCGATTCCGGATGACGGATCGGTGTTGCCGTTTCCGCCGCAACCGATGGCAAGCGTGACCCAACCGCGACTGCAAGATTCGACCATGCAGTGGCCCAATCCGAAGGAGCGATTGCCCGATGACGCGCCCAACATTCTGGTCATCCTGATCGACGATGTCGGCTTCGGTGTGGCGGAAACGTTCGGCGGCGAAGTCCACACGCCGACGCTTTCCAAGCTGGCCGACGAAGGGTTGCGGTACAACTGTTTTCACACGACCGCCATTTGTTCGCCGACGCGAGCATCATTGCTGACCGGACGAAATCACACTCGCGTCAGTTCAGGGACGATCGCCGAACGCGCGGTAGCGTTCGACGGATACACCGGCGTCATCCCCAAGACGGCTGCCACTTTCGCCGAAGTGCTGAAGCATTATGGGTATCACACATCGGCGTTCGGTAAATGGCACAACACGCCGGCGACCGAAACCACCGCGATGGGGCCCAAAGATCGATGGCCAAACGGTTACGGATTTGAATATTTCTATGGCTTCCTGGCCGGCGAAACTTCGCAATGGGAGCCTCGGTTGGTTGAAAACTACAACTTCGTCGAACCACCGATCGACGAAAGCTATCACTTGACCGAAGATCTGGTCGACAAGGCGTTGAACTGGCTGGACGAACGACAGTCGTTTGCACCGGATAAGCCGTTTCTGATGTACTGGGCACCCGGTGCAGTTCATGGTCCCCACCACGTGTTCCCCGAGTGGGCCGACAAGTACAAGGGCAAGTTTGATGACGGCTGGGACGCCTATCGCAAACGCGTCCATCAACGCCAGTTAGAAATGGGCATCATTCCGCCGGGGACGCAACTGACGCCCCGCGATGAAACGATGGCGGCTTGGGACGACATCCCGCCGGAACAGTTGGCGTTTCAACGACGCGGTATGGAAATCTACGCCGGGTTCGTGGAGCACACCGACACGCAAGTCGGCCGTCTGGTGGAAGGTCTGGAATCGCGTGGGCTGCGGGAAAACACGTTGGTCATCTACATCTGGGGCGACAACGGATCCAGCGCCGAAGGGCAAAACGGATCGATCAGCGAATTGCTGGCCCAAAACAATATCGCCAACACGGTGCAGCAACAGTTGGACGCGCTCGAAAAGATCGGCGGTCTGGATGCCTTGGGAACGCCAAAGACGGACAATATGTATCACGCCGGTTGGGCGTGGGCCGGCAGCACGCCGTTCAAAGCCACCAAGCTGGTGGCGTCGCACTTCGGCGGCACCCGAAATCCGATGGTCGTGTCATGGCCAAAGAAGATTCGTCCCGATGGCAACATCCGGAACCAATTCCATCACGTCATTGATATCGCGCCGACCATATATGAGATTCTGGGAATCGCGCCACCCGATCAGGTCAACGGCCAGAAGCAAATTCCTATCGACGGAACCAGTTTGGCATACACTTTTGAATCTCCGGACGCCGCCGGTCAAAAGGATGCCCAATTCTTTGACAACAACGGCAGCCGTGGCATCTATCGTGATGGCTGGTTCGCCTGCACGTTCGGACCGCTGATCCCATGGAACACACCGGCGTCGGCGCCAAGGATCAAAGCCTGGGATTCCGCGACGGACGCCTGGGAACTTTATCGCCTGGAAGATGATTTTTCTCAGGCCAAAGATTTGGCGGCGGCCGAGCCGGAGAAGCTTGAAGAGCTGAAAGATCAGTTCGCCACGATGGCGGAGAAAAACCAGGACTTTCCCATCGGCGCGGGCTTGTGGCTTCGCTTGTACCCGCAAGATCGTATCGCCACGTCGTATCGACGCTGGGAGTTCACCGGAAATACACGCCGTATGCCGGAGTTCGCGGCGCCGGGGCTCGGACGTGAAAGCAATACGGTCACCATCAAAGTCGATTTGCAGGAAAACGCCGACGGCGTGTTGTACGCACTGGGCGGTGCCGGCGGCGGTTTGACGTTGTACTTGCAAGATGGTCGTTTGAAGTACCTATACAACCTGTTCATCATTGAACAGTACACGGCGGAAACGACCGAGCCGCTGGCGGCGGGCCCCCACACGATTCAGGTCGTGACTCAGATTGAGGGTCCAGGACAGTCAGGCACAGTCAATTTGGTGGTCGATGATCAGCACGTCGCGTCGACAGCATTGAAGCGAACCGTACCGGCGGCGTTCACCGCCAGCGAAACGCTTGACGTGGGGCTCGATCTGGGATCCACCGTCTCGCTGGACTATCTGCAGCAGCGTCCTTACGAAATCGAAGGCACCATCGACAGCGTTGTCGTCACCTTGGATTGA
- a CDS encoding aldo/keto reductase produces MSVILGLWPIAGVTTVGVSRDDARSTIAAAIDAGIRRFDTAYSYGYDGESDRLIGEFLQADRDSFELIGKAGQRWTPDRKRVVDGRPQTLTADVEESLRRAGLDHFDVLMLHSPDPDVPLSESAAAIDTMRRSGKAKRIGICNADENQRKQFAAVAGCDAIQCPLNLLQQDSLDTLIRPAAADGAQCHVYWTLMKGLLAGKIGRDHQFPEGDSRPKYDVFQGEKRERAHRIVDALRDIGSGIGRSVASLSIGWAVSQDGVSGALVGARRPDQILETADATALDASTLAQIDQLLADV; encoded by the coding sequence ATGTCAGTCATCCTCGGACTCTGGCCGATCGCCGGCGTGACCACCGTCGGCGTCAGCCGTGATGATGCCCGATCGACGATCGCCGCGGCCATCGATGCTGGCATACGGCGATTCGATACCGCATACAGCTATGGGTATGACGGCGAGAGTGATCGGTTGATCGGTGAGTTTCTGCAGGCCGATCGTGATTCCTTTGAACTGATCGGCAAAGCCGGGCAACGTTGGACGCCGGATCGCAAACGCGTTGTCGATGGACGGCCGCAGACTCTGACCGCCGACGTCGAAGAATCGCTTCGTCGCGCAGGTCTGGATCACTTCGATGTGCTGATGTTGCACAGCCCCGATCCCGACGTGCCGCTGTCCGAATCCGCTGCGGCGATCGATACAATGCGTCGTAGCGGAAAAGCCAAACGCATCGGCATTTGCAACGCGGATGAAAACCAGCGGAAACAGTTCGCCGCCGTCGCGGGATGCGATGCGATTCAGTGCCCGTTGAACTTGTTGCAGCAAGATTCACTGGACACATTGATTCGCCCGGCCGCGGCCGACGGTGCCCAGTGTCACGTGTACTGGACGTTGATGAAGGGCTTGTTGGCCGGAAAGATCGGCCGCGATCATCAGTTTCCCGAAGGTGACAGCCGGCCCAAATACGATGTCTTTCAGGGAGAGAAACGCGAAAGAGCGCACCGGATCGTTGATGCATTGCGCGACATCGGTTCAGGGATCGGTCGCAGCGTTGCCAGTCTGTCCATCGGCTGGGCGGTCAGCCAGGACGGCGTCTCCGGTGCACTGGTCGGTGCGCGTCGGCCTGATCAGATTTTGGAAACGGCCGACGCGACCGCCTTGGACGCATCGACGCTGGCGCAGATCGATCAATTGTTGGCCGACGTCTAG
- a CDS encoding DUF1559 family PulG-like putative transporter, with the protein MTRSAVTLIELVTFFAIASILVALILPAVNASRESARGVQCGERLRQLGLATHLFHGAHKVLPGNGRRGANRKIPALDGEGFRPYTNDFFARQRFFWGVGSPKFSPWKQEGSWCFALFPQLELQACYVDNVFLPSIAVFNCPSRSRGGPAQVPHLDTYGDYGSGGHSMAKTDFAANGWKIRNLPEFSSFRDFGRGTSNTLLFGEKAFDQTVQVPTSWYWDEPVYLGGSAGTARRGFGVVPDGVGIPFRENWGSPHPGYASFVFADGALRRVANTVEKNLYSFARSRLARLGPAVEKTLVRLAISFVH; encoded by the coding sequence ATGACGCGGTCCGCAGTAACATTGATCGAATTGGTAACCTTTTTTGCCATCGCTTCCATTTTGGTTGCATTGATTCTTCCAGCAGTCAATGCTAGTCGAGAATCCGCCCGTGGTGTGCAGTGTGGAGAGCGATTGCGACAACTGGGCCTTGCAACTCATTTGTTTCATGGGGCACACAAGGTGTTACCTGGAAATGGTAGACGCGGCGCCAATAGAAAGATCCCTGCTTTGGATGGTGAGGGTTTTCGTCCGTACACCAATGATTTTTTTGCCCGTCAGCGGTTCTTCTGGGGAGTCGGTTCTCCCAAGTTCTCTCCTTGGAAACAGGAAGGTTCGTGGTGCTTTGCACTTTTTCCACAACTTGAACTTCAAGCTTGCTATGTCGACAATGTCTTTCTACCAAGTATAGCTGTCTTCAATTGTCCTTCACGAAGTCGAGGAGGTCCCGCCCAGGTGCCTCACCTAGACACCTACGGTGACTACGGCTCCGGCGGCCATTCGATGGCAAAGACTGATTTCGCTGCAAATGGTTGGAAGATTCGCAATCTTCCCGAATTCTCGAGCTTTCGGGATTTTGGTCGAGGTACGAGCAACACGCTATTGTTCGGTGAGAAGGCATTTGATCAGACTGTGCAGGTTCCCACGTCGTGGTACTGGGACGAACCAGTTTATCTTGGCGGATCCGCGGGCACAGCCAGACGTGGATTCGGTGTTGTGCCTGATGGAGTCGGTATTCCTTTTCGCGAAAACTGGGGCTCACCTCACCCGGGATACGCATCGTTTGTTTTCGCAGACGGTGCGTTGCGTCGAGTAGCCAACACTGTGGAAAAAAACCTTTATAGTTTTGCTCGATCCAGACTCGCAAGATTGGGTCCAGCAGTAGAAAAAACACTTGTTCGTTTAGCGATTAGCTTTGTCCACTGA